From a single Williamwhitmania sp. genomic region:
- a CDS encoding YhjD/YihY/BrkB family envelope integrity protein, whose amino-acid sequence MGDWLAKYFLARWKVVTEKAKEFSIPGFGGIPLYDVVVFFFRGIVKGALTTRASAIAFSFFLAIFPSIIFLFTLIPYIPITNFQAQLLELLKGIIPSNAFSAIESTLVEVVTLKSGGLLSFGFIAALFFSTNGVNSLIGAFNATYHAIETRNIYSQY is encoded by the coding sequence ATGGGTGATTGGTTGGCTAAATACTTCCTTGCGAGGTGGAAGGTGGTTACCGAAAAGGCCAAGGAGTTTTCAATTCCCGGCTTTGGAGGCATTCCGCTTTACGATGTTGTAGTATTCTTCTTTCGTGGTATTGTAAAGGGTGCACTTACAACGAGAGCGTCGGCCATTGCCTTTAGCTTTTTTCTCGCCATTTTCCCATCCATCATATTTCTGTTTACGCTTATACCCTACATACCCATTACTAACTTTCAGGCGCAGCTGCTGGAGTTACTCAAGGGGATTATTCCATCCAATGCTTTCTCGGCCATTGAATCGACCTTGGTGGAGGTGGTAACACTGAAGAGTGGAGGATTGCTATCGTTTGGCTTCATTGCAGCCCTGTTTTTTTCCACCAACGGCGTTAACTCGCTCATTGGCGCATTCAATGCCACCTACCATGCCATCGAAACACGGAATATCTATTCCCAATAC
- a CDS encoding HAMP domain-containing sensor histidine kinase, which produces MKLNKLLTPILLILAGVAFLVLFQHSENIERLIQNREYAQIQKQFNDKVSTVQTFVNSFTKIAIKANSDSAFSQLTTNAQLVSQKGIDVYLYHNGTPIFWSSNLPGPDEFQTGLSHIGILENLSGGTYYVVTSDTLDWCMVAAIKVYTSYPIHNRFLKAELYPASKVFSGIGFNSQSTFSIYSKGTFIYSLIADHRLLKTFLPTLLMIGLLLLAFGITLLMSSHRWNKLEWIKVVTAPPVAIILILVFNHYYDANKTFFPNWLYAGDGIHLDLLLKWLLFIIITIPIFASSISSNRLAKLPRVIKKVALPALLAAGATLFSGVAIILAKAIIDVLGPIGGARAIPAGPAITGLISLVILGSCILALIKTGLRIAVFSKTSVGWLIAMLLVNTILVGLLPFESSYDRVIAIAGALSVNILFAVSVYIPAIRKIFPLTLAILISIVLSLQFLHTNEENTEEYLAHLAKGLAMDHDPVAENLITQFSDKMKADSSIAIMMKKLPKSLPQLHQYLSNNYFKGYLTQYDMQVTACPHGTKLFLNDINKQVGCKNFFMDMALDIGKPIIKDHVYYLNNNNGRISYLLMYSYPDGTSGNNFLSIEIDSKLAIDLPGYPSLLIDNGQQNRREEIPSDISFAKYHGEKLETKSGTFSYTLKMPAQLADTGIVVINHVMHYVFKSSDDQRIVVSRQNYSLIFLLSPFVYIFLATYIMVMLVFRRSKALGKRHTLQQRIRSFSVLLMVVSMLTVGAVSVGYSFSRQKKVVEESISDKLRSAIISIEPKIQHLSSQRQLLAGALDSELFTTSNVIYADINIFRTTGELLGTSRHEAFTNELQGFWLSPAAYQAIVIQKRDIFLVNEHIGKLSYTSAYAPLLSRTGEILAVINLPYFTRENEIREQAMALVGRIANIYLLLAILAGISGYLAASSISKPLQRVRAAMRRTNITGKPEIISYNGNDEIGQLVHDYNRMVTELSRNAQLLAQGEKEKVWREMARQIAHEIKNPLTPIKLSLQQLVKLKKEGYAEWDTKFEEFSKMLLEQVGILTQTAGQFSNIARDTSSNASNVKLFELLSNTKALFAGQKGLTIETNCLDQNNVHVFADKELLQKAVTNLVKNAIQATINVKNPIITIAAECAEDVVLLSITDNGEGISPMQQARIFEPYFTTKSGGTGLGLVLTRKTIEEAGGSIWFTSEVGVGTTFFCKLPIFRMSKTN; this is translated from the coding sequence ATGAAGCTAAATAAACTACTTACACCAATACTGCTTATCCTTGCTGGAGTTGCCTTTTTAGTTCTTTTTCAACATAGTGAAAACATCGAAAGGCTTATACAGAATAGAGAGTATGCGCAAATTCAGAAGCAGTTTAACGACAAAGTTTCCACAGTCCAAACCTTTGTCAACAGCTTTACTAAAATTGCCATCAAAGCCAATAGCGACAGCGCTTTTAGTCAACTCACTACAAATGCACAATTGGTGTCTCAAAAAGGTATTGATGTTTACCTCTACCACAATGGCACTCCTATTTTCTGGAGTTCCAATCTTCCGGGACCCGATGAGTTTCAAACTGGGTTGAGCCACATCGGTATACTTGAAAATTTATCGGGTGGCACCTACTACGTTGTTACCAGTGATACACTTGATTGGTGCATGGTAGCTGCAATAAAGGTATACACAAGCTATCCAATCCACAATCGATTTCTCAAAGCAGAACTCTACCCTGCTTCAAAAGTGTTTAGCGGCATTGGCTTCAATTCACAAAGCACTTTTAGCATATATAGTAAGGGAACGTTTATCTACTCGCTTATTGCCGACCACCGCCTCCTTAAAACATTTTTACCAACCCTGCTGATGATTGGCCTTTTGCTCCTTGCTTTCGGTATTACCTTGCTGATGTCGAGCCATAGGTGGAATAAGTTGGAGTGGATTAAGGTTGTGACTGCGCCACCGGTGGCAATAATACTTATTTTGGTTTTTAACCACTACTACGATGCCAACAAGACATTCTTCCCAAATTGGCTGTATGCAGGAGACGGTATCCACCTCGATTTGCTACTCAAATGGCTACTGTTCATTATAATTACAATTCCAATTTTCGCTTCCTCCATTTCCTCCAACCGACTAGCGAAACTACCGAGAGTAATCAAAAAAGTTGCCCTACCAGCGCTTCTTGCAGCAGGAGCGACGCTGTTCAGTGGAGTTGCCATTATACTCGCAAAAGCAATTATTGATGTGCTAGGACCAATTGGCGGTGCAAGGGCAATTCCGGCTGGACCTGCCATTACCGGATTAATCAGTTTGGTTATACTCGGTAGCTGCATTCTTGCACTTATAAAAACTGGGCTTAGAATTGCCGTATTTTCCAAAACCTCCGTGGGATGGCTTATTGCAATGTTGCTTGTAAACACCATCCTTGTTGGTCTGCTTCCTTTTGAATCATCGTACGATAGAGTAATAGCAATAGCGGGGGCTCTATCTGTAAATATACTGTTTGCAGTAAGCGTTTATATCCCAGCTATCCGAAAAATATTCCCTCTAACCCTTGCTATCCTAATTTCAATCGTTCTCTCCCTGCAGTTTTTACACACCAACGAAGAGAATACCGAAGAGTACCTTGCACATCTTGCTAAAGGTCTTGCAATGGACCACGACCCAGTAGCGGAAAATCTAATTACCCAATTTAGCGATAAGATGAAGGCAGATTCATCCATTGCGATAATGATGAAAAAGCTTCCCAAAAGCCTGCCCCAGCTGCACCAATACCTTTCGAACAACTACTTTAAGGGCTACCTTACGCAGTACGACATGCAAGTAACCGCCTGTCCTCATGGCACAAAACTATTTCTAAATGACATCAACAAGCAGGTAGGTTGCAAGAATTTCTTTATGGATATGGCGCTCGATATTGGCAAGCCAATTATTAAGGATCACGTTTATTACCTCAACAACAACAACGGTAGAATAAGCTACCTACTGATGTACAGTTACCCTGATGGGACCTCTGGCAACAACTTTCTTAGCATCGAAATAGATTCAAAGTTGGCCATTGACCTACCGGGTTATCCCAGCTTGCTAATCGATAATGGCCAACAAAATCGGCGAGAAGAGATTCCTTCGGATATCTCGTTTGCAAAATATCATGGAGAGAAGCTGGAGACAAAAAGTGGAACATTTTCCTACACGCTTAAAATGCCTGCACAGCTTGCCGACACGGGTATCGTTGTCATCAATCACGTTATGCATTATGTGTTCAAGTCGTCCGATGACCAGCGAATTGTAGTTAGCCGACAAAACTATTCCTTGATATTTCTACTCTCCCCTTTTGTATACATTTTTCTTGCTACCTACATAATGGTAATGCTTGTATTTAGAAGAAGCAAGGCATTGGGGAAAAGGCATACCCTTCAGCAGCGTATTCGCAGTTTTTCAGTATTACTCATGGTTGTTTCCATGCTTACCGTTGGTGCTGTTTCTGTTGGCTATAGTTTTTCGCGCCAAAAGAAAGTGGTGGAAGAGAGTATCTCCGACAAACTCCGTTCGGCAATTATCTCCATTGAGCCAAAAATTCAGCATCTTTCCTCACAACGACAGCTGCTGGCAGGCGCGTTGGATTCCGAGTTATTTACTACCTCAAATGTTATCTATGCGGACATAAATATATTTCGAACCACAGGGGAGCTGCTGGGTACATCGAGGCATGAGGCCTTTACCAATGAGCTGCAGGGATTTTGGCTAAGCCCCGCAGCATACCAAGCCATTGTTATACAAAAACGGGATATTTTTCTTGTTAATGAGCATATCGGGAAGTTGAGCTACACTTCGGCCTACGCCCCGCTACTAAGCCGGACAGGTGAAATTTTGGCTGTAATAAACCTCCCATACTTCACCCGTGAGAATGAGATACGCGAACAAGCCATGGCTTTGGTTGGACGCATTGCCAACATATACCTCCTGCTTGCAATCCTTGCTGGGATTTCTGGCTATTTGGCCGCTAGCAGCATTTCCAAACCATTGCAGCGCGTGAGAGCCGCAATGCGTCGCACCAACATTACAGGAAAACCTGAGATAATTAGCTACAACGGAAATGATGAGATTGGTCAGCTGGTGCATGACTATAACCGGATGGTAACCGAGCTATCTAGAAACGCGCAGCTGCTTGCCCAAGGAGAGAAGGAGAAAGTGTGGCGCGAAATGGCGCGACAAATTGCCCATGAGATTAAAAACCCGCTTACACCAATCAAGCTAAGCCTTCAGCAATTAGTGAAGTTGAAGAAGGAAGGTTATGCTGAATGGGACACCAAATTTGAGGAATTTTCAAAAATGCTCCTTGAGCAGGTAGGTATCCTCACGCAAACGGCGGGGCAATTTAGCAATATTGCCCGCGATACTAGCTCCAACGCCAGCAATGTAAAGTTGTTCGAACTATTATCGAACACCAAAGCCCTCTTTGCTGGACAGAAGGGACTTACCATTGAGACGAATTGCCTAGACCAGAATAACGTCCACGTTTTTGCTGATAAGGAGCTGCTTCAGAAGGCGGTTACCAACCTAGTGAAAAATGCAATTCAGGCAACAATTAACGTTAAAAATCCCATAATCACTATTGCGGCTGAATGTGCTGAGGACGTTGTGCTATTAAGCATTACCGATAACGGTGAAGGCATCTCCCCAATGCAGCAAGCTCGGATTTTTGAACCTTACTTTACCACCAAATCAGGAGGAACAGGCCTCGGCCTTGTGCTTACACGAAAAACTATTGAGGAAGCTGGTGGATCTATTTGGTTTACTAGCGAAGTTGGTGTAGGAACCACATTCTTCTGCAAGCTGCCAATATTCAGAATGAGCAAGACCAATTAG
- the nadC gene encoding carboxylating nicotinate-nucleotide diphosphorylase has translation MEQFDILVDELIDLAIREDVGDGDHSSLSCIPFETQGKVKLLVKQSGVLAGVDIARRVFQKIDPQILLEVKISDGQLVSPGDVAFFATGRVQSLLKSERLVLNIMQRMSGIATQTAEYVKLVEGTGAIILDTRKTTPGSRVLDKLAVKIGGGQNHRMGLFDMIMLKDNHIDFAGGIGEAVGRVKEYLQRLGKKLPIEVEVRTLADLEIVLSLEGITRVMFDNFGIEQTIKAVGMVGGRIETESSGGITRETIRSYAETGVTYISVGALTHQIKSLDLSLKAI, from the coding sequence ATGGAACAATTTGACATTTTAGTTGATGAGCTTATCGACCTTGCCATACGCGAAGATGTTGGCGATGGCGACCACAGTTCACTCAGCTGCATACCCTTTGAGACGCAAGGAAAGGTAAAGTTGCTGGTGAAGCAATCCGGCGTTTTAGCTGGAGTTGATATTGCCCGGCGAGTATTTCAAAAAATTGACCCGCAAATCCTTTTGGAGGTGAAAATCAGCGATGGACAGCTAGTTAGTCCTGGTGATGTGGCCTTTTTCGCTACGGGTAGGGTTCAGTCGCTGCTGAAGAGTGAGCGTTTGGTGCTCAATATTATGCAGCGGATGAGCGGAATTGCCACCCAAACGGCTGAATATGTAAAGTTGGTTGAGGGAACTGGGGCAATTATCCTGGACACACGCAAAACAACCCCTGGAAGCCGAGTGCTCGACAAACTTGCGGTTAAAATTGGGGGAGGGCAAAACCATCGCATGGGCCTATTTGACATGATAATGCTCAAGGACAACCACATCGATTTTGCGGGTGGAATAGGTGAGGCAGTTGGTAGAGTAAAGGAGTATCTACAGCGTTTAGGTAAAAAATTACCAATTGAGGTCGAGGTGAGGACGCTTGCCGACTTGGAAATAGTGCTCAGTCTTGAGGGAATAACTCGTGTAATGTTCGACAACTTTGGTATAGAGCAAACTATTAAGGCTGTAGGCATGGTTGGTGGACGAATAGAGACCGAATCGTCAGGTGGAATTACTCGCGAAACCATACGCAGCTATGCAGAGACTGGAGTTACTTACATCTCGGTGGGAGCGCTTACTCACCAAATTAAAAGTTTGGATTTAAGCCTTAAGGCCATATAA
- a CDS encoding MBL fold metallo-hydrolase — MRTTITILSDNQPGEGFESEHGLSWLVEASGTILLDTGASDLFLRNAQQLNIDLSSVEVVALSHGHWDHGNGLKFLTDKTVTCHPAVFRKRFSRDGSLSVGLSFSEEEMLEKLIFRKTETPVFLNDRVVFLGAIPRKFEFENTPTHFTLENGEPDMLPDDSALAIIHNEELIILTGCAHSGVCNIVDYAKQVTGKSKVNAVLGGFHLKHVNNQVMETIAYLKSQGVGHVMPSHCTSFGVIDEFHKHWPEKAVTTGRIIDFS; from the coding sequence ATGAGGACTACAATAACTATTCTTTCGGATAATCAACCTGGTGAAGGTTTTGAAAGTGAGCATGGACTTTCGTGGCTGGTAGAGGCGTCTGGAACAATTTTGCTTGATACAGGTGCCTCCGACTTATTCCTTCGCAATGCGCAGCAGCTGAATATTGACCTATCCTCGGTTGAAGTGGTTGCGCTAAGCCATGGCCACTGGGACCACGGTAATGGATTAAAGTTTTTAACCGATAAAACAGTTACCTGCCATCCTGCGGTTTTTCGAAAGCGGTTCTCGAGAGATGGTTCTCTTTCTGTAGGCCTTTCCTTTTCCGAGGAGGAGATGCTGGAGAAACTCATCTTTCGCAAAACAGAGACCCCCGTATTTCTAAATGACCGAGTGGTTTTTCTTGGAGCCATTCCTCGAAAGTTTGAGTTTGAGAATACACCTACCCATTTTACCCTAGAAAATGGAGAACCCGATATGCTCCCCGATGATTCGGCATTGGCCATAATCCATAATGAGGAACTGATTATCCTTACGGGGTGTGCCCACTCTGGTGTATGCAACATTGTAGACTATGCTAAGCAAGTAACAGGAAAATCAAAAGTGAATGCGGTTTTGGGTGGTTTTCACCTTAAGCATGTTAACAATCAGGTAATGGAAACCATTGCTTACCTAAAATCGCAAGGGGTTGGTCATGTGATGCCCTCGCACTGTACCAGCTTTGGTGTGATTGATGAGTTTCATAAGCATTGGCCAGAAAAGGCTGTAACCACGGGTAGAATAATAGATTTCAGTTAA
- the rlmH gene encoding 23S rRNA (pseudouridine(1915)-N(3))-methyltransferase RlmH, with translation MKIRFVAFGKTTPAFLSEGVKEYEKRLVHYINFELKLIPDIKNAKSLSEPQQKKLEGELILKATADCDCLILLDEQGKLMSSSGFADFIEKKVLEGTRILCFVSGGPYGFSEEVYKAANSKLSLSLMTFSHQMVKLIFLEQLYRAFTILKGEPYHHQ, from the coding sequence ATGAAAATTAGGTTTGTAGCATTTGGAAAAACCACTCCAGCCTTTCTCTCCGAAGGGGTAAAGGAGTATGAAAAGAGGTTGGTTCACTACATTAACTTTGAACTGAAGCTTATTCCTGATATTAAGAATGCCAAGAGTCTCTCAGAGCCTCAGCAAAAAAAATTGGAGGGGGAGCTGATCCTAAAAGCAACAGCCGACTGTGATTGTCTTATTCTTCTCGATGAGCAAGGGAAGTTGATGTCCTCCTCAGGCTTTGCCGATTTTATAGAAAAGAAGGTGCTGGAGGGAACGCGTATTCTCTGCTTTGTTTCCGGTGGTCCCTACGGATTTTCGGAGGAGGTATATAAAGCAGCCAACTCCAAACTATCGCTATCGCTCATGACCTTCTCTCACCAAATGGTAAAGTTGATTTTTCTGGAACAGCTCTACCGTGCATTTACCATCCTTAAAGGCGAGCCCTACCACCATCAATAA
- a CDS encoding caspase family protein — protein MKKILRNLALLMGVLIAFGSAKAQEVNIIKVKQLDDKINVEYDIVGENLGQQFDVAGYYSIDGKSFVPMKSLSGDYGKGLAGGVGRLMVWDAVKDAGYYSGNLKVKITATSQKVEPTSDDFQKFTFKLMSLHRLPDNKMELDMNIRNDGGKRELKMFNGLVTLTDFNNLKYDAQVGVLGTVEGPERYSTPTLSINTGESVKASFIFERIPGDLDRVKALDLGFEVLTYDSYSLDYKKGKLQFRDLPVTLKPQAVQGKPVVKTAEAQVGPLAVAFVKPAPAPQPVAPPEITITDPSGTTLVGSAALTRSGPYAQTSMQMHDKRMRSVGEDTGVEVRTKTINVKGVAKSSVGIFAVQINGIDAALTADGSFDANIKLVPGKNEVVVRATDVKEGTTERKFYVIRKDVQPAHDEANETEELDLTFDKPNAGKFYALIIGVADYTDPAINKLDEPISDAASLAKVLVSRYDFDASDVFFLKDATRESIIDAFDMLTRKVTKNDNVIIFYAGHGYWNPETELGYWLPADSKASSTSNWLANSTIRDYIGAIKSRHTLVIADACFSGGIFKTRKAFSDAPEGINKLYELPSRKAMTSGTLTEVPDVSVFMHTLVKRLEDNTQKYISSEELFASIKPAVLNNTETVPQFGDIKGVGDEGGDFIFVLK, from the coding sequence ATGAAAAAAATACTACGAAATCTGGCGCTCTTGATGGGAGTACTCATTGCCTTTGGTAGCGCTAAGGCACAGGAAGTTAATATCATTAAGGTAAAGCAACTTGACGACAAGATTAATGTCGAATATGATATTGTTGGAGAAAATCTTGGTCAGCAATTTGATGTTGCTGGTTACTACTCCATCGATGGAAAGTCGTTTGTTCCAATGAAATCGCTTAGCGGCGATTATGGAAAAGGGTTGGCTGGGGGCGTTGGTCGCCTTATGGTTTGGGATGCCGTTAAGGATGCCGGATATTACAGCGGCAACCTGAAGGTAAAAATCACCGCTACTTCACAGAAGGTTGAGCCTACCTCAGATGATTTTCAAAAGTTCACCTTCAAGTTGATGAGTTTACACCGGCTACCTGATAACAAGATGGAGCTGGATATGAACATCCGGAACGATGGTGGCAAGCGCGAACTAAAAATGTTTAACGGGTTGGTTACGCTTACCGATTTCAACAACCTAAAATATGATGCTCAGGTGGGTGTTCTTGGTACCGTTGAGGGCCCTGAACGGTATTCAACCCCAACATTGTCGATTAACACTGGTGAATCGGTTAAGGCGAGCTTTATTTTCGAACGTATTCCAGGTGATCTGGACCGTGTAAAGGCATTAGACTTAGGGTTTGAGGTGTTAACTTACGACAGCTACTCGCTCGATTACAAGAAGGGCAAGTTGCAGTTTAGAGATCTTCCAGTAACGCTAAAACCTCAAGCGGTGCAAGGAAAACCTGTGGTTAAAACCGCTGAAGCTCAGGTTGGTCCGTTGGCAGTTGCATTTGTTAAGCCAGCACCCGCTCCTCAACCTGTTGCCCCACCAGAAATTACAATCACCGATCCCTCTGGAACAACGCTTGTTGGCAGCGCGGCCCTTACCCGAAGCGGTCCCTATGCCCAAACATCCATGCAGATGCACGATAAGCGGATGCGATCGGTGGGCGAAGATACAGGGGTTGAAGTTCGAACTAAAACAATAAACGTTAAAGGAGTTGCCAAGTCGAGTGTTGGCATTTTTGCGGTGCAAATCAATGGAATCGATGCTGCCCTTACTGCCGATGGTTCCTTTGATGCCAATATTAAGTTGGTCCCCGGAAAAAACGAGGTAGTGGTTAGGGCTACCGATGTTAAGGAGGGAACTACCGAACGAAAGTTCTACGTTATTAGGAAAGATGTTCAACCGGCCCATGATGAGGCAAATGAAACGGAGGAGCTTGATTTAACTTTCGACAAGCCCAATGCTGGAAAGTTTTATGCTCTGATAATTGGCGTGGCCGACTACACCGACCCTGCCATAAATAAGCTCGATGAACCCATTAGCGATGCTGCCAGCCTAGCCAAGGTTTTGGTTTCGAGATATGACTTTGATGCCTCCGATGTTTTTTTCCTGAAGGATGCCACCCGGGAGAGCATCATTGACGCCTTCGACATGCTTACAAGGAAGGTTACCAAGAACGACAATGTTATCATATTCTATGCGGGCCATGGCTACTGGAATCCTGAAACGGAACTTGGCTACTGGCTTCCCGCTGATTCAAAGGCTTCGAGCACATCCAACTGGTTAGCAAATAGCACTATTCGCGACTATATTGGTGCAATTAAATCGCGGCACACCTTAGTTATTGCCGATGCCTGCTTCAGTGGAGGAATTTTTAAGACACGTAAGGCATTTAGCGATGCGCCGGAAGGTATTAATAAGCTGTATGAGCTGCCAAGCCGTAAGGCTATGACTAGCGGAACACTTACTGAGGTGCCGGATGTTAGCGTATTTATGCACACTTTGGTTAAGCGGTTGGAGGATAATACGCAAAAGTATATCTCTTCCGAAGAGCTGTTTGCTAGTATTAAACCTGCCGTACTCAATAACACCGAAACTGTACCTCAGTTTGGCGATATCAAAGGGGTTGGCGACGAAGGTGGAGACTTTATTTTTGTTCTGAAATAG